The Flavobacterium psychrophilum genome includes a region encoding these proteins:
- a CDS encoding ATPase, producing the protein MSALFFTDRSEVDIKDVVFNEAVAVQIEQFLKEYRFKDVLEQYELPVNNKMLLYGKTGCGKTMTAKAIAKVLERKLIVVNLASIVSSKLGETAKNVATLFKEVSYHDAVLFFDEFDTLGQVRDHDSRDSSEMKRVVNAILQLVDNFPSNSVLIAATNQINIIDEALIRRFQLRLEFHSPAKEVLDTYYDKLLTKYPAEFQKIERKYDISFAEAKNEVFTQVKNNIIQAELAKGGIN; encoded by the coding sequence TTGAGCGCATTATTTTTTACAGACAGAAGTGAGGTTGATATTAAAGATGTTGTTTTTAATGAAGCCGTAGCCGTACAGATTGAGCAGTTTTTAAAAGAATACCGCTTTAAAGATGTGCTGGAGCAGTATGAACTACCTGTAAATAATAAAATGCTGCTGTATGGTAAAACCGGCTGTGGTAAAACCATGACGGCAAAAGCCATTGCCAAAGTCTTGGAAAGAAAGCTCATAGTTGTTAACCTGGCATCTATTGTGTCGTCTAAACTTGGCGAGACAGCAAAAAATGTTGCCACGCTGTTTAAAGAAGTGAGTTATCACGATGCTGTGCTGTTTTTTGATGAATTTGATACTTTGGGTCAGGTACGCGATCATGACAGCCGTGACAGCAGCGAAATGAAGCGTGTGGTAAATGCAATACTTCAGTTGGTAGATAACTTTCCGTCGAATTCGGTTTTAATAGCAGCGACCAATCAGATCAATATAATCGATGAGGCTTTAATACGCCGTTTTCAATTGAGGCTGGAATTTCATTCGCCTGCCAAAGAAGTGCTGGATACCTATTACGATAAGCTGCTGACAAAATATCCGGCAGAATTTCAAAAAATAGAACGTAAGTACGATATATCTTTTGCAGAGGCTAAAAATGAAGTTTTTACTCAGGTTAAAAATAACATTATTCAGGCAGAGCTGGCAAAGGGAGGTATTAATTAA
- a CDS encoding dGTPase, whose product MQWEQLLSLKRQGDTSKRLRKEQDDTRLGFEVDYDRIIFSSAFRSLQDKTQVIPLSKTDFVHTRLTHSLEVSVVGRSLGRLVGKKIIEKHPYLQDIHGFQMNDFGAIVAAAALSHDIGNPPFGHSGEKAIGEYFKTGKGKDYKEHLTDKEWQDLTDFEGNANGFNLLTASRPGIEGGLRISYATLGAFMKYPKESLPKKPTANIADKKYGFFQCDAHFFQDVAKELGLIPNKTGDDIGYERHPLAYLVEAADDICYTIIDFEDGINLGLISEDFALEYLIKLVKDNVYVEKYKSLVTKEDRISYLRALAINSLIGDAVNVFLENEEAILEGKYPYALTERGKYTAQMKDIINISIKNIYQSREVVEKEVIGYRIINTLLDTFCTAYNNKFDGSASNYDNLVLKLLPEKFITEKMSLYDRLLHICHFVSTLTDGKAVLLYNTITGAK is encoded by the coding sequence ATGCAATGGGAACAGCTGCTGTCGCTTAAAAGGCAGGGCGATACAAGCAAAAGGTTACGTAAAGAGCAGGATGATACCCGTTTGGGTTTTGAGGTAGATTACGACCGTATTATATTCTCATCGGCTTTTAGAAGCCTTCAGGACAAAACACAGGTTATACCTTTGTCTAAAACCGACTTTGTACATACCCGCCTTACGCATAGCCTCGAGGTATCGGTTGTAGGCCGCTCCCTGGGCAGGCTTGTAGGTAAAAAAATTATTGAAAAGCATCCGTACCTTCAGGATATTCACGGTTTTCAGATGAATGACTTTGGTGCTATTGTGGCTGCGGCTGCATTATCGCATGATATAGGTAACCCACCGTTTGGTCATTCGGGTGAAAAGGCTATAGGTGAGTATTTTAAAACAGGCAAAGGTAAAGATTACAAAGAGCACCTTACGGATAAAGAATGGCAGGACTTAACCGATTTTGAAGGTAATGCCAACGGTTTTAATTTGTTAACGGCATCACGCCCGGGTATTGAGGGCGGACTAAGAATTTCATACGCTACCCTTGGTGCTTTTATGAAATACCCTAAAGAGTCGCTTCCTAAAAAGCCAACGGCTAATATTGCCGATAAGAAATATGGGTTTTTTCAGTGCGACGCCCATTTCTTTCAGGATGTGGCTAAAGAGCTTGGCCTTATTCCGAACAAAACAGGAGATGATATCGGTTACGAACGTCATCCATTGGCATACCTTGTTGAGGCGGCTGATGATATCTGTTATACCATCATAGATTTTGAAGACGGCATTAACCTCGGACTAATATCTGAAGACTTTGCGTTAGAATATCTTATAAAATTGGTTAAGGATAATGTGTATGTAGAAAAATACAAGTCGCTTGTAACTAAAGAAGACCGTATAAGTTACCTGCGTGCACTTGCTATTAACAGCCTTATTGGAGATGCAGTAAACGTATTCCTTGAAAACGAAGAAGCTATATTGGAAGGTAAATATCCGTACGCACTTACCGAAAGAGGTAAGTATACGGCACAGATGAAAGATATCATCAACATAAGCATTAAAAATATTTACCAGAGCCGTGAAGTGGTTGAGAAAGAAGTGATAGGTTACCGTATCATTAATACGCTGTTAGATACGTTCTGTACGGCTTATAACAATAAGTTTGATGGTTCTGCAAGCAACTATGATAATTTGGTTCTTAAGTTGCTGCCTGAAAAGTTCATTACAGAAAAAATGAGCCTTTACGACAGGCTGCTACATATATGCCATTTTGTGTCTACACTGACCGATGGTAAAGCGGTACTACTATATAACACAATAACAGGAGCTAAATAG
- a CDS encoding ribonucleoside-diphosphate reductase, which yields MYVAKRDGKREPVMFDKITDRVRKLCYELNELVDPVKVAMRVIEGLYDGVTTSELDNLAAETAASMTITHPDYAQLAARIAVSNLHKNTKKSFSETMSEMYHYVNPRTNQESPLLSDEVYEAIMANAEVLDSTIIYNRDFNYDYFGFKTLERSYLLKINGQIVERPQHMLMRVSVGIHLNDIPAAIETYELMSKKFFTHATPTLFNAGTPKPQMSSCFLLSMKDDSIDGIYDTLRSTAKISQSAGGIGLSIHNVRATGSYIRGTNGTSNGIVPMLRVFNDTARYVDQGGGKRKGSFAVYIEPWHADIFDFLDLRKNHGKEEMRTRDLFLAMWIPDLFMKRVQEDSTWTLMCPNECPNLYDVHSEEFDALYLSYEAANKGRKTVKARELWEKILESQIETGLPYMLYKDAANRKSNQKNLGTIRSSNLCTEIMEYTSPDEIAVCNLASISLPMFVENGTFNHEFLHQVTKRITRNLNKVIDRNYYPVIEAENSNMRHRPVGLGVQGLADAFILMRLPFTSDAAKALNQEIFETIYFAAVTASMEMAKEEGPYSTFQGSPISQGEFQYNLWGLNDGDLSGRWDWASLRKEVMEHGVRNSLLMAPMPTASTSQILGNNEAFEPYTSNIYTRRVLSGEFIVVNKHLLSDLVNLGLWNESLKQEVMRANGSIQNIDVIPQDIKDLYKTVWEMSMKDIIDMSRQRGYFIDQSQSLNLFMEGATFSKLTSMHFYAWQSGLKTGMYYLRTKSAVDAIKFTLNNDKKVEEVPEIAAAPKPVAAAVVEEVQPIAVSEFQAMLERSRTADPEDCEMCGS from the coding sequence ATGTATGTAGCGAAAAGAGACGGAAAAAGAGAGCCGGTAATGTTTGATAAAATTACTGACCGCGTAAGAAAACTGTGCTATGAACTAAACGAACTGGTTGATCCTGTTAAGGTGGCAATGCGTGTTATTGAAGGTTTGTATGATGGTGTAACCACATCTGAACTGGATAACCTTGCGGCAGAAACTGCAGCATCTATGACGATTACTCACCCTGATTATGCCCAGCTTGCTGCGCGTATTGCGGTGTCTAACCTGCACAAGAATACTAAAAAATCGTTCTCTGAAACGATGAGTGAGATGTACCACTATGTAAACCCAAGAACAAACCAGGAGTCTCCTCTTTTGTCTGATGAGGTTTATGAGGCAATTATGGCAAATGCCGAAGTGCTTGATTCTACAATCATTTACAACAGGGATTTTAATTACGATTACTTCGGGTTTAAAACGCTTGAGCGTTCTTACCTGCTAAAAATAAACGGACAGATCGTTGAAAGGCCACAGCATATGCTAATGCGTGTGTCTGTTGGTATTCACCTTAACGATATTCCTGCAGCCATAGAGACGTATGAGCTGATGTCTAAGAAATTCTTTACCCATGCTACGCCTACACTGTTTAATGCAGGTACCCCTAAGCCACAAATGTCGTCATGTTTCCTTCTTTCAATGAAAGATGATAGTATTGACGGTATTTATGATACGCTTAGAAGTACTGCTAAAATATCGCAGTCGGCTGGTGGTATAGGGTTATCTATACACAATGTAAGGGCTACCGGTTCTTATATTCGTGGTACAAACGGTACATCAAACGGTATTGTACCAATGCTTCGCGTATTTAACGATACGGCACGTTATGTAGATCAGGGTGGAGGTAAACGTAAAGGAAGCTTTGCTGTTTACATTGAGCCTTGGCATGCTGATATTTTTGATTTCCTTGACCTGAGAAAAAATCACGGTAAAGAAGAAATGAGAACGCGTGACCTTTTCCTTGCAATGTGGATTCCCGACTTGTTTATGAAACGTGTTCAGGAAGACAGTACATGGACGCTTATGTGTCCTAACGAGTGCCCTAACCTTTATGATGTGCACAGTGAAGAGTTTGATGCACTTTACTTAAGTTATGAGGCTGCAAACAAAGGAAGAAAAACAGTTAAAGCTCGTGAATTATGGGAAAAAATACTTGAATCTCAGATTGAGACAGGTTTACCATACATGCTTTACAAAGATGCGGCAAACAGAAAGTCGAACCAGAAAAACCTGGGTACTATCCGTTCATCAAATCTTTGTACAGAGATCATGGAGTATACGTCTCCGGATGAGATCGCTGTGTGTAACCTTGCGTCTATATCGTTGCCAATGTTTGTTGAGAACGGTACATTTAACCATGAATTTTTACACCAGGTTACTAAGCGTATAACACGCAACCTTAACAAAGTTATAGACAGGAATTATTATCCTGTTATTGAGGCAGAAAACTCTAACATGCGTCACCGTCCTGTAGGATTAGGTGTTCAGGGTCTTGCCGATGCTTTTATCCTTATGCGTTTGCCATTTACAAGTGACGCGGCTAAAGCTTTAAACCAGGAGATTTTTGAAACGATTTACTTTGCTGCTGTTACCGCTTCTATGGAAATGGCTAAAGAAGAAGGTCCGTATTCAACATTCCAGGGGTCTCCAATATCTCAGGGAGAATTTCAGTACAACCTTTGGGGTCTTAACGATGGCGATTTAAGCGGCCGTTGGGATTGGGCTTCACTTCGTAAAGAAGTTATGGAGCATGGTGTTAGAAACTCACTGCTTATGGCGCCAATGCCTACAGCATCTACATCTCAGATTCTTGGTAACAACGAAGCGTTTGAACCGTATACTTCTAATATCTACACAAGAAGGGTGCTTTCAGGTGAATTTATCGTAGTAAATAAACACCTTCTTAGCGATCTTGTAAACCTTGGTTTATGGAATGAAAGCCTTAAGCAGGAAGTTATGAGAGCTAACGGATCGATACAAAATATAGACGTTATACCTCAGGATATAAAAGACCTTTACAAAACGGTTTGGGAAATGAGTATGAAAGATATCATAGACATGTCCCGCCAGAGAGGTTACTTTATAGACCAGTCGCAGTCGCTTAACCTTTTCATGGAAGGCGCTACGTTCTCTAAACTTACGTCTATGCACTTCTATGCATGGCAGAGTGGCCTTAAAACAGGTATGTACTATTTAAGGACTAAGAGTGCTGTAGATGCTATTAAGTTTACGCTTAATAATGACAAAAAAGTAGAGGAAGTTCCGGAAATTGCAGCGGCGCCAAAACCGGTTGCGGCAGCAGTTGTTGAAGAGGTTCAGCCTATTGCCGTGAGCGAATTTCAGGCGATGCTTGAACGTTCAAGGACTGCAGATCCTGAAGACTGCGAAATGTGTGGTTCATAA
- a CDS encoding ribonucleoside-diphosphate reductase: protein MSAIEPILQENKNRFVIFPIKHHDIWDWYKKMEASFWTAEEIDLHQDLNDWNTKLSEDEKYFIKHILAFFAASDGIVNENLAENFVNEVQYAEAKFFYGFQIMMENIHSETYSLLIDTYVKDETEKDQLFRALDVFPAIKKKADWALKWIESDSFAERLIAFAAVEGIFFSGAFCSIYWLKKRGLMPGLTFSNELISRDEGVHCDFAVHLHNHHLVNKVPKDRIKEILIDALDIEREFITESLPASLIGMNAVLMTQYLEFVTDRLLVELGCERQYNVGNPFDFMDMISLQGKTNFFEKRVSEYQKAGVIKNEGDSQAITFDADF from the coding sequence ATGTCTGCAATCGAACCGATATTACAGGAAAATAAAAATCGTTTTGTGATTTTCCCAATAAAACACCACGATATATGGGACTGGTATAAAAAAATGGAGGCGAGTTTCTGGACAGCTGAAGAGATAGATCTTCACCAGGATCTTAATGACTGGAATACTAAGCTTAGTGAAGATGAAAAATATTTCATTAAACATATTCTGGCATTTTTTGCAGCATCTGACGGTATTGTAAATGAAAATCTTGCAGAGAACTTTGTAAACGAAGTGCAGTATGCTGAGGCTAAGTTTTTCTATGGTTTCCAGATCATGATGGAAAACATCCATAGCGAAACCTACTCGCTGCTTATAGATACTTATGTAAAGGATGAAACTGAAAAAGACCAGCTTTTCCGTGCGCTTGATGTGTTTCCTGCTATTAAGAAAAAAGCAGACTGGGCACTTAAATGGATAGAGTCTGATTCTTTTGCAGAAAGACTTATTGCGTTTGCAGCGGTAGAAGGTATATTTTTCTCGGGTGCATTCTGCTCTATATACTGGCTTAAAAAGCGTGGGCTTATGCCGGGGCTTACCTTTTCTAACGAATTAATTTCGCGTGATGAAGGTGTTCATTGTGATTTTGCAGTTCACCTGCACAATCATCACCTTGTAAATAAAGTGCCTAAAGACAGGATTAAAGAAATTCTTATTGATGCGCTTGATATTGAAAGGGAATTTATTACTGAGTCGCTTCCGGCAAGTTTAATTGGTATGAATGCGGTATTAATGACGCAGTACCTTGAATTTGTAACCGACAGGCTTCTTGTAGAACTTGGCTGCGAAAGGCAGTACAACGTGGGTAACCCGTTTGATTTTATGGATATGATCTCGCTTCAGGGTAAAACGAACTTCTTTGAAAAAAGGGTTTCAGAGTACCAGAAAGCGGGAGTTATTAAAAACGAAGGCGATTCTCAGGCAATTACCTTTGATGCCGATTTTTAA
- a CDS encoding pyridine nucleotide-disulfide oxidoreductase: protein MFDVLIIGGGVSGVSCALIVGSALKRPYAEGKKAGILTHQKATSLENAVFNNAYGIPAGTLGSDLMHTTLEQLATLYPEMEQIPNEKVMAVEGEAGNFTVTTNKCTYQAKAVVLAIGSANTFAIEGLLEYVIPNKKAMPEKNRIQLKNEDHLVTEGIYAAGTLAGHRSQLAIAAGSGAAIGTDILTLWNDGKPTQYHDSIKK, encoded by the coding sequence ATGTTTGACGTTCTAATTATTGGAGGAGGCGTATCTGGCGTTTCCTGTGCACTTATAGTAGGTTCTGCACTAAAAAGGCCATATGCCGAAGGCAAAAAAGCCGGAATTTTAACCCACCAAAAAGCTACCTCTTTAGAGAATGCTGTTTTTAATAATGCGTATGGCATTCCTGCCGGAACATTAGGTTCTGACCTGATGCATACTACGCTTGAACAGCTTGCGACTTTGTACCCGGAAATGGAACAAATTCCTAACGAAAAAGTTATGGCTGTTGAAGGTGAAGCAGGTAACTTTACGGTTACCACTAACAAATGCACCTATCAGGCGAAAGCTGTTGTACTTGCCATTGGCTCTGCCAATACTTTTGCAATTGAAGGCCTTTTGGAATATGTAATTCCGAACAAAAAAGCGATGCCGGAGAAAAACCGCATTCAGCTGAAAAACGAAGACCACTTGGTTACCGAAGGTATTTATGCTGCAGGAACTCTTGCAGGTCACAGAAGCCAGCTTGCTATTGCTGCAGGAAGCGGCGCAGCAATTGGCACCGACATTCTTACTTTATGGAATGATGGCAAACCAACGCAGTACCACGACAGTATAAAAAAGTAG